In Microbacterium pumilum, the following proteins share a genomic window:
- a CDS encoding ABC transporter ATP-binding protein, with translation MIEVRNLTKRYKDVTAVDDLTFTVRPGIVTGFVGPNGAGKSTTMRAIAGLDVPTSGAVRVNGKALVDTKSAMSELGVVLDAGLAHPGRSARNHLRALAATNGIPEARIDEVARLTGISDVAHRRAGTFSLGMAQRLGIAAALLGDPLTLVLDEPINGLDPDGIIWLRGLMRSLADEGRTVFVSSHLMGELGLIADRIIVIGKGRLLADGPVEAILKSSSSESLEAAYISLTGGSTQYRSGAPATQPSLEKGK, from the coding sequence ATGATCGAAGTACGCAATCTGACCAAGCGCTACAAGGACGTCACGGCCGTCGATGACCTGACGTTCACCGTCCGTCCTGGCATCGTGACCGGCTTCGTCGGGCCGAACGGTGCGGGCAAGTCCACGACCATGCGCGCAATCGCGGGGCTCGACGTGCCGACATCCGGGGCTGTCCGTGTGAACGGGAAGGCCCTGGTTGACACGAAGTCCGCGATGAGCGAGCTCGGCGTCGTCCTCGACGCCGGACTCGCGCACCCGGGACGCTCCGCTCGCAACCACCTGCGTGCCCTTGCCGCGACGAACGGGATTCCCGAGGCGCGCATCGATGAGGTCGCGCGTCTCACCGGGATATCCGACGTGGCACACCGGCGCGCCGGCACCTTCTCCCTGGGCATGGCTCAGCGACTGGGCATCGCCGCCGCGCTACTCGGCGACCCGCTGACGCTCGTCCTCGATGAGCCGATCAACGGCCTGGACCCAGACGGCATCATCTGGCTGCGGGGGCTGATGCGGTCGCTCGCGGATGAGGGCCGCACGGTCTTCGTGTCGTCTCACCTGATGGGTGAACTGGGGCTCATCGCCGATCGAATAATCGTCATCGGCAAAGGGCGACTGCTAGCGGACGGGCCCGTCGAGGCCATCCTCAAATCCTCTTCGAGCGAATCCCTGGAAGCGGCGTATATCTCCCTAACCGGAGGTTCGACGCAGTACCGGTCCGGGGCGCCCGCAACGCAACCGTCTCTCGAGAAGGGGAAGTAG
- a CDS encoding DMT family transporter — translation MVVDVTRVIRGDCVRVGSALSPVGGNHSHHKTPSPPCGRDVSRGLGRRSSPRARRLPAGPPTAAGASRASRVAAIGRGFGGVVGPVLLMFGLVGMPASGASLLLNAEGIAAALLAWFVFKEIVDRRVARGMAAIVAGAVVLSWPGQADFARIWPTLAILGACLAWGMGDNLTRKVARSYRRELWIIDIVPRPGSRAGIPARE, via the coding sequence ATGGTTGTGGACGTGACCAGAGTGATCCGAGGTGATTGCGTGCGCGTTGGGTCCGCGTTGAGTCCGGTTGGCGGGAACCATTCCCACCACAAGACGCCGTCCCCTCCTTGCGGCAGAGATGTATCACGCGGACTCGGCCGCCGCTCCTCACCTCGGGCTAGGCGTCTACCGGCTGGTCCGCCGACGGCAGCAGGTGCGTCTCGTGCGTCGCGAGTTGCTGCCATTGGCAGGGGCTTCGGCGGCGTCGTCGGGCCGGTGCTGCTGATGTTCGGACTGGTTGGGATGCCAGCATCCGGCGCTTCTCTGCTGCTGAACGCGGAAGGCATCGCGGCCGCACTGCTGGCGTGGTTCGTCTTCAAGGAGATCGTCGACCGCCGGGTCGCTCGCGGCATGGCGGCGATCGTCGCCGGCGCGGTGGTGCTGTCCTGGCCAGGGCAGGCGGACTTCGCCCGGATCTGGCCAACGCTCGCGATCCTCGGCGCGTGCTTGGCCTGGGGGATGGGCGACAACCTCACCCGCAAGGTCGCTCGCTCTTACCGTCGGGAACTGTGGATTATCGACATCGTGCCCAGACCAGGATCGAGAGCGGGCATACCCGCGCGTGAGTAA
- a CDS encoding substrate-binding domain-containing protein, translating into MPPANPVDGAWTAAFCANDAIALGFQHAMYERGLSAGVDYSIVAIDDMPDAAHFQPPLTTVALDHLELGRSAFRMILEHLRRSPAANTVIGPALVRRESAVPPG; encoded by the coding sequence ATGCCCCCAGCCAACCCGGTGGACGGTGCGTGGACGGCCGCGTTCTGCGCCAATGACGCCATCGCGCTGGGATTCCAGCACGCGATGTACGAGCGGGGCCTTAGCGCCGGAGTCGACTACTCGATCGTCGCGATCGACGACATGCCGGATGCCGCACACTTCCAGCCACCGCTAACCACGGTGGCGCTCGACCACCTCGAGCTCGGGCGATCTGCGTTCCGGATGATTCTCGAGCATCTGCGCCGGTCCCCCGCCGCCAACACCGTGATCGGACCCGCCTTGGTGCGTCGGGAGTCCGCGGTCCCGCCAGGCTGA
- a CDS encoding ZIP family metal transporter, producing MPIGRLRSPSVGLRVVLSAGAVGVLLFLVWDVLSAAWEPIDALLADGSNPALLLVNGLLFVVGIGVGLLSIPLFQRLAQRSQDPSELAPRRLAVLIAIGIGLHNMAEGLAIGQSAATGQIALAIVLVVGFALHNATEGFGIVAPLAGDERRPSWGFLLLLALIGGGPTFVGTMIGWTFVNEQLSILFLSLAAGSIIYVVIQLLGVVSRARRSQLVGYGVFIGLMAGFLTDGILVAAGA from the coding sequence ATGCCGATCGGAAGGCTGCGGTCGCCCTCGGTGGGCCTGCGTGTGGTACTCAGTGCTGGCGCTGTCGGGGTCCTGCTATTCCTGGTGTGGGATGTGCTCTCGGCGGCATGGGAGCCGATAGACGCGTTGCTCGCCGACGGATCAAACCCTGCCCTGCTGCTGGTGAATGGGCTGTTGTTTGTAGTGGGAATCGGAGTCGGGCTTCTGTCGATTCCCCTGTTTCAGCGGCTGGCACAGCGATCGCAGGACCCGAGTGAGCTGGCTCCGCGACGACTTGCGGTGCTTATCGCCATCGGAATCGGCCTGCACAACATGGCTGAGGGGCTCGCAATCGGTCAGTCGGCGGCCACCGGTCAGATCGCGTTGGCGATCGTGCTGGTCGTGGGATTCGCGCTGCACAACGCGACAGAAGGTTTCGGCATCGTGGCGCCGCTGGCCGGAGATGAGCGTCGTCCATCGTGGGGCTTCCTGCTGCTTCTCGCCTTGATCGGCGGCGGTCCCACCTTCGTTGGCACGATGATCGGCTGGACCTTCGTCAACGAACAACTCAGCATCCTCTTCCTGTCCCTGGCCGCCGGGTCGATCATCTACGTCGTGATCCAACTTCTCGGCGTTGTCTCGCGGGCGCGCCGGAGTCAACTCGTCGGCTACGGCGTGTTCATCGGACTGATGGCTGGCTTCCTCACCGACGGCATCCTGGTCGCAGCCGGGGCGTGA
- a CDS encoding SRPBCC family protein, with protein MSSSSNSLVVTRPVEDVFAFFTDPSNDKRWRAHVVSIAAHEPVTVGSRVHQSVAGPSGRPIAADIVVTAFEPPTRYGFKVVAGPVRPVGDFRFIAVGDSATRVDFVLSAELTGLKKLLMGRAVQHSMDAEVAGLARAKGILESA; from the coding sequence ATGTCATCGTCCTCGAACTCACTTGTCGTCACCCGCCCTGTCGAGGACGTGTTCGCCTTCTTCACAGACCCAAGCAACGACAAGCGCTGGCGTGCGCACGTCGTCTCAATTGCCGCTCACGAGCCGGTCACCGTCGGCAGCCGCGTTCATCAGTCGGTCGCGGGCCCGAGCGGTCGCCCGATTGCGGCTGACATCGTAGTAACGGCCTTCGAGCCCCCGACACGCTACGGGTTCAAGGTGGTCGCGGGCCCGGTGCGCCCTGTCGGCGACTTCCGCTTCATCGCGGTCGGCGACAGCGCCACTCGCGTGGACTTCGTGCTCTCAGCCGAGCTGACCGGGCTCAAGAAGCTACTGATGGGCCGCGCGGTGCAGCACTCGATGGACGCGGAGGTGGCTGGATTGGCCCGCGCAAAGGGCATTCTGGAGTCGGCCTAG